The region AGGGGTGGGGCATTGATTCCTCCCACCACTAAGACCTAACATAGGCTGGAAAGAGGTGATTACTTTCAATATTCCCGGGAGGAGCTCAATGTAGGGATCCTCCCAAGCTCTGGCACACATTTGTAGGGACCACATCATGGTCTACATAGTCACTGAAACAAGGGCGGGAAGAGCCGTTAGGGCGGTTGTCAATGGAAAGGGGAGGAGGCCACACGAGGCCGCCTCTGCAGTCCTGACCACCAGAGCAAGGGGCATTCACCCAGCGACGTCCACGCCGTTCCAGGCCCGGCCTGCCTAGACCCCGCCCCTCAACTATCTTCGGCGCCTGCGCGATACTGTAGCCTTGTTGGAGCGCTCTCGGCTTTCCCTATCCCTCCCCCATAGGCAGAATAGGGGGAACTTTAGTTCTGGTGAAGCGAATACACGTCACCACCGGAAGTAGTGtcagaggggaagaggaggggggaacAGATGAGGGAGCCCTCTGGGCAGTAAAATGGCGCCTGTCAGAGTGGGAAACTCAGCTGCAGAGGCTGCAGTCCCGCTCTCCAGCAGCTAAAGGACCCCCGAGCTCGGGGAGGGGGAGGCCGCTCCAGCCCAGCACTCCGCCCCCTTCggctccccctccccctccttctccgCTCCTTCGCTTAGCAGGCCCGTTCTCCGCGGCTGCGGCCCTTCGCGCGCCGCTGCCCCCGCCCGCCCCTTTCTCGCGGGCAGCCCCCTAGCGCGCCTGCGCAGCGAGCCACTCTCCgcttttcctcttcccctcccccctcccttctcccttcctccctcccttccttctccctagCCCCCTCCCCTATAGCCCCCTCCCCCAAttatccttccccttccctcccggTCTTGGACGACCCCTTGCTAGCCCGACGTATCTCAGTCGGCAACCTTCGCGGAACCGTCGGTGCCACTCCCTGCCCATGTGGGCCCCCGCGGGCTGCCCACGCCTGTCCCCCAGCTCCCCGTTCCGCTGGGCTTTTCCCTCGCCAGGGGTGGCTTTCTGAGCCGCTCGCTGCTTGCCCCTTTCTGCAGCCTCTCCTGCCACTCGGGGCACACATTCTCCCTCCCGGTGGCGGGGGGCTGCCCCCGGGGGGCTGGCGGAGCTGGGCCGCGGGGGCCCCGGGGCCGGCGGTGCCGGGGTCATCGGGATGATGCGGACGCAGTGTCTGCTGGGGCTGCGCACGTTCGTGGCCTTCGCCGCCAAGCTCTGGAGTTTCTTCATTTACCTTTTGCGGAGGCAGATCCGCACGGTGAGCCTGAGACGGTGGTGGGGACCTCTGTCCGCGGTGCTCATAGGTTTTCGGAAAGTGTCAAGCCTCTGGGCCTAGGAAGGGAATCCTGGCGGGGGCTTTTTCCACTGGAGAATTAGGCACCCTAAGCAgggtctggggtggggaggagggagacccTTGTAATAGAACTGAGACCTGGGGGTTTTTTGATGGGCCTAAACGGGACAAGGTTTGGCAACTCTTGGGGGCTAGGGGTGGTGGGTGGGGCGTTCTTTTAGGAAGCTGGAGTTGTTGCTAAAGAAACCAAGAGGCGGGGAACACCTGTTTGATGGCAGCCAGATCTGTTGATGTGGGGTTGTGAAAGACCCTTCTATTGgaatctctgtgtgtgtttgttctcATAACCCGGAAAAGACAGGCTTATGTGTTAAGGGTCGGGGTAGGTGGGAGGGCATATGTGACAAACAAGGATGGGAACTTGAGAAAAGCCCTGGATGAGAAGGAGAAACTCCTGCGGTTCCCATTAAAGGAACTCCTACAAAAAGGCTCTGAAAACTTATTTCACCGTCTTGAGTGTGGATAGCGGGGTTTATTGAGACCCTAAAGAATAAAGAGGATACTTTTATGGTGGGCTTCTTTAGTTGTGGGAGGGAGCACGTTAAAGTTTGGGCGTCCCTGTCAGAAGACAGCGCTGGTCAGTTGTAGGGCCTGAATCGGAGGGCACACTAGTTCTACAGGCGGATCCTAGCATTATATGGGAtactgggggtggggtagggtggaGAGGTGGAGACTTTGGATGTATCCAAGCATCTCTGGGTTCCCTCCCCCATAGTTTTTCTTCAAGGTCAGAGCGCCTTCAGCTAACATGATTTAATGAATGTGCCCTTCTGTTCTCATCAACACTGGGGAGAATCTTCTGGAGTCTGGGGAGAATTTAGTGAGCTGGGGTACAGAGATTCTCGGTTTGTACTCTTTATTATACCCCcaataaaatctgaaagaataaaaCCAGGTAGGGGTGGTCTAGGTCAAGACAATTTTCCAAAAAGCCCTGGGTGGTAGTGGTGGTTGACTTAACTGATTTGGGAGAGTGGgtctggcctcttttttttttaaaccaatctaTTCCTTCCACTGTTGATTTAGGGTTAAGACTGTTCAGAATGGTTGTGGTTGTGGGCAGGGCTACTTTCTTGTTACCTGACCTAGAAGCCAAGAAAACCTTGGGGTCAGAGGTGCCGAGATCTGTGTGCTGGTGGTagttcctggggttttctttaTGGCATACCTGCCATCTTCTCTGACCTCTCCCTAACATATCAGTATTCTGGGTGGAAGGGATAGTGCTCCAGTCCATCCATAGGGCAGTTATCTCCCAAATTGCTCCCCTTTGGGCAGCACTGACCACAGAGCCTTTTTGTCCTCCCTTCCTGTCCAGTCTggtttcttcccccaccccctttctggCAGATGCTTGGCGCATTCCCTACATGCCCAGCATATGCAACCCGAGATGGCAGGGCAGGACACCCAAGTGGCTCTCATCATTGGCCCAGGGAGAAAAGAAGGGCAGATCCTTTGAGAATAGGGGGAGAGGGCCCCTTCATTTGTAAGGGAAGAACCTTGTTTTGGGGTGGTATGGGGCCTGTGGGGATGGGCTGTGCAGAGGAGAGAATTGCCAGTTTTTGCATGGGGAGATCTGAGTATTAGGAAATAGAGAGTCTCTAGAGAAGGCTTGGAGAAGCAGAGCTGGAAGGCTGATGGATGTGACATCCTTGTCCTTTCTTAACCTTTCACTCACAGCCCTGACTCACTCTGGCCCTCTTCATGCCCCATCAGTAAGCTTGGCAGGCAGGGCTTTCCAGTGTTCTCCGCCTTGCCCTAGGTACCAGGATAAAGAGGCTGTTCGAAGGGCTGAGGTTCTCCGCAACTTGTGACTTGGCTAGGGGAGAGAGATGTGGACAGGTGGCTGGTTAAAATAGGTCTGGTGGCCCCTAGCCAGAGGAACTTAGCTGACCTGACAACCTTTGGATTCCCTCATTCCCTGTTCCCATGAGGGATCCAGGGACATCCTCTCTGTGTCCATTAAGAAATCTGAGGCTCTCAGTTCTCAATGTGAGATGATGGAAGTTACCACAAAAAATTATTGGAGCAAAGGTGGGGggcttgtgtgttttttgttCAGCATAGCAGGATAATATGGTTAAGAGGACAGGTTCTTGGGTCAGACTATATAGATACAATCCTGGCTCCACCATTTCATTGATTCTATTAATAGTAACTGACCACCCTTGCTACAGTGTTCTAGACACTGGGAATACAGCCACGATTGAGACAATCTATGTTTCCATGGAATTTTCATTCTAGTTGGGGAACAAATAAGATAATTCCTAGCTGCATAGCCTCAGACAAGGTATTTAACCTCTCCaaaccttggtttcttcatccttaaaacagggataatacacctgtaatcttagcactctgggaggctgaggtgggtggattgcctgagctcactggttccataccagcttgagcaagagtgagaccctattgcCTGtggttcagcagctagggcgttggtcacatacaccggggctggcagtggtgggtttgaactcagccccggccttccaaacaacaataacaaatacaacaaaaaaatagccaggcgttgtggtgggcacctatagtcccagctacttgggaggctgaggcaagagactctcttaagcccaagagtttgaggttgctgtgagctgtgagctgtgacgtcactgtactctaccaagggcaacatgatgagactgtctcaaaaaaaaaaaaaataataagaatagctggaccttgtggcaggcacctgtagtcccagctacttgggaggctaaggcaagagaatctggagcccaagagtttgaggttgctgtgagccatgatgccatggcactctattgggGGTGACAAAAAAACAGGGATAACATTTTTAGGGTTATTTCGAGGATTAAATGATATAATCCTAAATCATAAACAGTGCATCTGGTAAATGTTCAGTACATGCTACCTTTTATTGTTATTGGAGAAGACTTTCTTATCAGGGGTTTTAATCTCTCTCTTGCTATTCTTAGGTAATTCAGTACCAAACTGTTCGATATGATATCCTCCCCTTGTCTCCTGTGTCCCGGAATCGGTTAGGTAAGTATGTTGCTGGGAATACTCCTTTAAAGGGTTCCAGCTTTGGGCTAGAAGTCAGTTGGTGTGATCCTTTCCGATTGTGGTTCAGCTCAGGTAAAGAGGAAAATCCTGGTGCTGGATCTGGATGAGACACTTATTCACTCTCACCATGATGGGGTCCTGAGGCCAACAGTCCGGCCTGGAACGCCTCCTGACTTCATCCTCAaggtgtgtgggggtggggaataaTGATATGGTTACATCTGTTACTCTGCCCAGATCTAGACTCTCTTTTCCAGTCCCAGAGCATCTGGTCTTCATTCCTTGGCACTAGTGTTAGCCTGAAAGAAGGATGCAAGGGGTGGTAGAGGTGGCTGGGGTGTCTTCTAGTGCCTGTGTTGTGGAGCTCAGGACTTCCCCTAGCCCATCCCTATTCCTTTACAGGTGGTAATAGACAAACATCCTGTCCGGTTTTTTGTACATAAGAGGCCCCATGTGGATTTCTTCTTAGAAGTGGTGAGTTTACAGGACCTAAAGGGAGCTCTGTGATGGTTTTAGCGTTCTGGGAATATAGAGGATTTGAAAGAATGGATAAGAAGAAGTGGGTAAGGGCAGTTTTGGAAAGGGGAAGCTGTAGGATGGTAGGGGAATGGCTTTCAGGAGTTGGGGTTTATTTGTTATGCCGATGTAATTCTGTTCTTCCACAgggatctttctctttttttcttgcatcTCTAAATCTTAAGGGTATAGCATGACTAAGAAACTAGAGTTTGGAGGTGTGTGGAGGGGTTCTGAATTCTGTGTCTCTAGAGACATTTGATTTTTGATGGAAGGCTTGAAGAAGTAGGATGGTGTCCTAGTGAAAGAAAAAGTCTAAATGAATATTACTACATATgatatctttcttttctccaatATATTTCAGGTGAGCCAGTGGTATGAACTGGTGGTATTTACAGCAAGCATGGAAATCTATGGCTCTGCTGTGGCAGATAAACTGGACAATAGCAG is a window of Nycticebus coucang isolate mNycCou1 chromosome 18, mNycCou1.pri, whole genome shotgun sequence DNA encoding:
- the CTDNEP1 gene encoding CTD nuclear envelope phosphatase 1, whose product is MMRTQCLLGLRTFVAFAAKLWSFFIYLLRRQIRTVIQYQTVRYDILPLSPVSRNRLAQVKRKILVLDLDETLIHSHHDGVLRPTVRPGTPPDFILKVVIDKHPVRFFVHKRPHVDFFLEVVSQWYELVVFTASMEIYGSAVADKLDNSRSILKRRYYRQHCTLELGSYIKDLSVVHSDLSSIVILDNSPGAYRSHPDNAIPIKSWFSDPSDTALLNLLPMLDALRFTADVRSVLSRNLHQHRLW